One genomic window of Nicotiana sylvestris chromosome 10, ASM39365v2, whole genome shotgun sequence includes the following:
- the LOC138879204 gene encoding uncharacterized protein: MAPAEKPGKFSGIDFKRWQMKMLFYLTTLSLQRFIKEDPPVLAEGTPDDKRFVVTEAWKHSDFLCKNYILSCLEDSLYNVYSVMETSKALWNALKKKYKTEDAGLKKFVAARFLDFKIIDTRSVITQVQELQVIVHDLLVDRMTRINNFINKIYRVINYEFIIEGMVINEAFQVGAFIEKLPPLWKDFKNYLKHKRKEMTLEDLIVCLRIEEDNKNAEKKSRGNSTIIRANIVEEAPQNKKREKADPLPQHISKQLLYDLECS, translated from the coding sequence ATGGCACCAGCAGAAAAACCCGGAAAGTTTTCCGGTATTGACTTCAAACGTTGGCAAATGAAGATGCTCTTCTATCTGACTACGTTGAGTTTGCAGCGAttcatcaaggaggatcctccggTCCTGGCTGAAGGCACTCCGGATGACAAACGATTTGTGgtaactgaagcatggaaacattctgatttcttgtgTAAAAACTACATTTTGAGTTGTTTGGAAGATAgcttgtacaatgtctatagtgtcatggaaacttcaaaagcatTATGGAATGCGCTTaagaagaagtacaagactgaggatgccggacttaagaagttcgtggctgcaaggtttttggatttcaagataATTGACACTAGGTCGGTCATaactcaagtccaagaattacaagtcattgtgcatgaTCTCCTTGTTGACCGTATGACCcgaatcaataattttattaataagatttatcgtgttattaattatgaatttattattgaaggtatggtcataaatgaggcATTTCAAGTCGGCGCTTTCATTGAGAAgttacctccgttgtggaaggacTTTAAGAACTATCTAAAACACAAGCGGAAGGAGATGACACTTGAAGACTTGATTGTTTgtttgaggatagaagaagacaacaaaaatgctgaaaagaagtcacgtggaAACTCGACAATAATAAGGGCTAACATTGTTGAGGAGGcgccacaaaataagaagagagagaAGGCTGACCCTCTACCacaacatataagcaaacaattaCTATATGATTTGGAATGTTCTTAA